One Setaria viridis chromosome 7, Setaria_viridis_v4.0, whole genome shotgun sequence genomic region harbors:
- the LOC117865229 gene encoding uncharacterized protein: MSASNPAASAKRPCDPSLADPTPPAKLQRSSDPPDPAPDGITGGGEAAGVESEAMAGVRNPRAQRYLVAVEYVGTRFSGSQQQPNQRTVVGVLEEAFHKFIGQPVSIFCSSRTDAGVHALSNICHVDVERISKRKPGEVLTPHEPGVVKRAVNHFLQRNEGDIMVTDVRCVAPDFHARYKALERTYHYRLLSGPESTSVFEKNSAWHISEDLDIQAMKKACSILVGHHDFSSFRAAGCQANSPMRTLDELTVTEVFPFMFFPSSIERSDMESSDGSLIYSRTPALEPSRKESDDSCTSSGKSESENGKEFGSRLRHRCFVVTARARSFLYHQVRLMVGLLKSVGTGDLTTADVERILNAKKVTAAPPMAPACGLYLANVKYDLNV; this comes from the exons ATGAGCGCCAGCAACCCCGCCGCCTCAGCCAAGCGCCCCTGTGACCCCTCCCTCGCGGACCCCACCCCGCCGGCCAAGCTCCAGCGGTCCTCCGACCCGCCGGACCCCGCTCCGGACGGCATCACTGggggtggcgaggcggcgggagTGGAGAGCGAGGCCATGGCCGGTGTACGGAACCCTCGGGCGCAGAGGTACCTGGTTGCGGTGGAGTATGTCGGCACCCGCTTCTCCGGTTCGCAGCAGCAGCCCAACCAGCGCAccgtcgtcggcgtcctcgaG GAGGCATTTCACAAATTCATTGGACAGCCAGTTTCGATATTCTGTTCTAGCCGAACG GATGCAGGTGTTCATGCTTTATCAAATATTTGCCATGTTGATGTGGAGCGGATAAGTAAAAGGAAGCCTGGTGAAGTG TTAACACCCCATGAGCCTGGAGTTGTAAAACGTGCTGTGAACCACTTTCTACAG AGGAATGAAGGTGACATAATGGTGACTGACGTTCGCTGCGTTGCACCAGATTTTCATGCTAGATATAAAGCTCTAGAGCGCAC ATATCACTATCGCTTGCTTTCTGGACCTGAGTCAACATCAGTCTTTGAGAAAAACTCTGCTTGGCACATATCTGAGGATTTGGATATTCAGGCAATGAAG AAAGCATGCAGCATACTTGTTGGGCATCATGATTTCAGTTCATTTCGGGCAGCTGGATGTCAG GCAAACTCACCAATGAGAACTCTGGATGAACTGACTGTTACAGAAGTATTCCCTTTCATGTTTTTTCCTTCAAGCATAGAACGATCAGATATGGAATCATCAGATGGGTCTCTTATTTATTCGAGGACACCAGCCTTAGAACCCTCTCGGAAAGAATCTGATGATTCCTGTACAAGCAGTGGGAAATCAGAATCTGAGAACGGAAAAGAATTTGGATCAAGATTAAGGCACCGCTGCTTTGTAGTTACTGCAAGGGCACGGTCTTTTCTTTACCATCAG GTAAGGTTGATGGTTGGTCTTCTAAAATCTGTTGGGACAGGCGATCTAACAACTGCAGATG TTGAGAGAATTTTGAATGCAAAAAAGGTGACTGCTGCACCTCCTATGGCACCTGCTTGTGGTCTATACCTTGCTAACGTGAAATACGATCTGAACGTTTGA
- the LOC117864207 gene encoding DNA-directed RNA polymerases I and III subunit RPAC2, protein MEHGSLQDSSASSFSIMEEDHTLANSVRFVLNQDPRVAFCGYSIPHPAENKVNIRLQTTGDPANDVLKDALQDLMVMCQYIRGTFDTSVADFRGNKPEVMDIDLNKK, encoded by the exons ATGGAGCACGGGTCACTGCAGGATTCGAGCGCTTCGTCGTTCTCCATCATGGAGGAGGACCACACCCTCGCCAACTCTGTCAGATTTGTTCTCAACCAGGA CCCAAGGGTGGCATTTTGTGGATACAGCATCCCTCATCCTGCTGAAAACAAAGTTAACATAAGGCTTCAGACTACAG GAGATCCAGCCAACGATGTTCTGAAAGATGCGCTGCAGGACCTAATGGTGATGTGCCAGTATATAAGGGGGACATTTGACACTTCAGTGGCTGATTTTCGGGGGAACAAACCAGAAGTCATGGACATCGATTTGAACAAAAAATAG
- the LOC117864205 gene encoding uncharacterized protein At4g06598, translating into MMANGRLQKQALLPPRSPFPAAAAAPAPHAELGPIARPRDAHHRHGHQRTSSESFLADEQPSWLDDLLDEPETPARGHGRPGHRRSSSDSFALFEGGGGAAAGMYDNVLDGMRGGGGGGQVASWAGAPEFFPEPSSFGRPQGRPWESRQMYRQGGGMPIPGREKNVGRHGPSSSFGDQEHGHVPNGVDRKGHGDAAHDQRIGVERKDGLRHSQSEADTKRAKQQYAQRSRVRKLQYIAELERRVQSLQTEGIDVTAEMDFLGQQNIMLDLENKALKQRLESLSQEHLIKRYQQEMFEREIGRLRQLFQQQQQQQQHVPQQQAPTHSRSNSRDLDSQFANLSLKHGDPNSTRDAVSGLRI; encoded by the exons ATGATGGCGAACGGGAGGCTCCAGAAGCAGGCGTTGCTGCCGCCGCGGAGCCCGTTCcctgcagcggcagcggcgccggcgccgcacgcCGAGCTCGGCCCGATCGCGCGCCCGCGGGACGCGCACCACCGCCACGGCCACCAGCGCACGTCGTCGGAGAGCTTCCTCGCCGACGAGCAGCCGTCGTGGCTCGACGACCTGCTCGACGAGCCCGAGACGCCGGCGCGGGGGCACGGCCGGCCCGGCCACCGCAGGTCCTCCAGCGACTCGTTCGCGCTCTtcgaagggggcggcggcgccgcggcgggcatGTATGACAATGTGCTCGATGGcatgaggggaggaggaggaggagggcaggtGGCTTCATGGGCTGGCGCGCCCGAGTTCTTCCCGGAGCCGAGCTCGTTTGGGCGGCCTCAGGGCAGGCCGTGGGAGTCCAGGCAGATGTACCGGCAGGGTGGTGGCATGCCGATTCCAGGGAGGGAGAAGAATGTTGGGCGCCATGGCCCCTCGAGCTCATTTGGTGATCAGGAGCATGGCCATGTGCCGAATGGAGTGGACAGGAAAGGCCATGGTGATGCAGCTCATGACCAGAGGATTGGAGTAGAGAGGAAGGATGGCCTGAGGCACTCGCAGTCGGAGGCGGACACCAAGCGAGCCAAACA ACAATATGCTCAGAGATCTCGTGTCCGGAAGCTCCAATATATTGCAGAGCTCGAGAGAAGAGTTCAGTCCTTACag ACAGAGGGGATCGATGTTACTGCTGAAATGGATTTTCTCGGTCAGCAAAATATCATGTTAGACCTGGAAAATAAAGCCTTGAAGCAACGGCTTGAGAGTCTATCTCAGGAGCATCTTATTAAACGCT ATCAACAGGAGATGTTTGAGAGGGAAATTGGTCGTCTTAGACAATTGttccagcaacagcagcagcagcagcagcatgtacCACAGCAGCAGGCTCCAACCCACAGCCGCAGTAACAGCAGAGACCTTGATTCGCAATTTGCAAACCTGTCTCTGAAACACGGCGATCCCAACTCCACGCGCGATGCTGTCTCTGGCCTTCGCATTTaa
- the LOC117862877 gene encoding protein FLX-like 3, with product MSERGRLPRRPIDDRRGYHEVRLVHPRGYPEVHDIRAADERRGYPDNRLVDERRGYPGVRLIDDHRGYPATRADDRRAYPDIHEGPRMRGAPHPHPHPHPAVLEEELELQEVELRRLLADNRALAEERADLNRELQAGKDEVRHLNVIISDITAEKEAYISKLVDKKRKLEAELRANEHLRDEIMQLRGEIEKLIATRKELSAEAASLMEDLTREKSVKHQLPMLKEELDGLQLELIHVRTACELERKGNFELVEQRKAMEKNMISMAQEIEQMRAELAKFEVRPWGTGGAYGMQMGSPEVAFTKPYEDSYNIHAEVSEKGPLHPPESSSWGTYDKNRLQYR from the exons ATGTCGGAGAGAGGTCGACTGCCACGGCGTCCCATTGATGACCGCAGGGGTTACCATGAAGTTCGTCTAGTTCATCCCAGAGGGTATCCTGAAGTCCATGACATCCGTGCGGCTGATGAACGTAGGGGGTATCCTGACAACCGTCTGGTTGATGAACGTAGGGGCTACCCTGGTGTTCGTTTGATTGATGACCATAGGGGCTATCCTGCCACTCGTGCTGATGACCGTAGGGCCTATCCTGACATCCATGAAGGCCCACGCATGAGAGGAGCTCCTCATCCTCACCCTCACCCTCACCCAGCTGTTCTAGAGGAAGAGCTTGAGTTGCAGGAAGTTGAACTCCGGAGGCTTTTGGCAGATAACCGTGCTCTGGCTGAGGAGCGTGCAGACTTAAACAGGGAATTACAAGCTGGAAAAGATGAGGTCCGCCACTTGAATGTTATCATTTCAGACATTACTGCTGAGAAGGAAGCTTATATCAGTAAGCTTGTGGACAAGAAGAGGAAGCTTGAAGCTGAACTTAGAGCAAATGAGCACTTACGTGATGAGATTATGCAGCTTCGTGGTGAAATTGAGAAGCTCATTGCTACTAGGAAAGAACTCTCTGCAGAGGCTGCATCTCTCATGGAAGATCTGACCAGGGAAAAATCTGTTAAGCACCAGCTACCTATGCTGAAAGAAGAGCTTGATGGTCTGCAACTGGAACTTATTCATGTGAG GACTGCTTGTGAACTAGAGCGAAAAGGGAATTTTGAGTTGGTGGAACAAAGGAAGGCAATGGAGAAGAATATGATTTCTATGGCACAAGAGATTGAACAGATGCGAGCTGAATTAGCTAAATTTGAAGTGAGACCATGGGGCACAG GTGGAGCATATGGGATGCAGATGGGCAGCCCTGAGGTGGCCTTCACTAAGCCATATGAAGATAGCTATAATATCCATGCG GAGGTTTCTGAGAAAGGTCCTTTGCATCCTCCTGAATCTAGTTCATGGGGGACATATGACAAGAACCGCCTTCAGTACCGTTAA